TCACGGCGTCACCCACGCCGCATGTATCTAGCGCGGCGCAGGACCCcaaacgtgtcggccgctcccAAACAACCACCTGCtcgcactacgttgcgcacacaccaagctACTCGTTTCACGCAAAGTTGCGGAACCCCGtacgtgtcggccgctccaaATAACTAATTTTCGCACTTTACTGAACACACACAGCGGCGGCTGGGATCCctactttgaaaaatggataaaaattttaaataacagTAATCCTTAAAGGCGCTCGCTTTTcgccttttcaaaaaaatttagcgtcAAGACCAGGTATTGTATTTTTGACGCAATTGTCGCAATTTCTGGGAACCTACCATAAAAGTCATAAAAGCAACCAGATATTGTTGAGCCATGGTGCTTTTTGAGCAACTGAAAGTATTTAGCAATGTATTGGAGTAAGTagttttacagatttttttagtAACAAGACTAAACAATTCAAGAGGGAAGCTTTTTTTCACGTAAGTTTAATAACAATAGTTCTTTGTTCGTACAAGTTTTAAATTCGAGGAATGTATTAATAGCTTCCCTGTTATATTATCATAGATCATAACCCCGTCTAAACAATGCACACACTTATTAGTTTAGGAAGAAACTTCATAGAATTGTGAGCCATGTCGCTTTGATGTCAAAAATCTCTGGAGTTGCGACCATTTATCGGCTTAAGACCCATTTCTCTAAAACTATTGGACAGTATAAACATTAACCAATATATTagaattatagaaaattcggaatagaaaaaattcacaaaaattttaaaaaaatttaaaagacgTCTGAGAAACTTTAGTGGTCAATATGGTCGTTGGTTCTGAAATCTCAAGTCAATTAACGGTGGGGGAGTTTTACGAATCTcgcttttcacaaaaactgaaagtaaaaatgtttgggattaaaaaaatttttaattttggggaaaatttaaattttcggctaaGTCTTTGCTTCCGAGAAAGTGTGAATATCCCGTGAAAATGGTGATCTGAAAACATTCGAAGTTTTCGCCAAGATTTTGATggtgaaatttgagtttcccaAAGATTTACCAaagaaaaatccaaagaaTCCAAAGAAATTAATTGTGCTCACCCATCAACTGTATGCATGAAAATCCACAAActagttatgaaaaatttcaaaattagccAATCGTCACTCATAATCTTCGCAcagttcagaaattttgatgaattgaaaattccacatATTGGAATCATATTCTAGATGACAATTTGCAACTTCATAAATGGCGGTGCATACGATGACTGATACAATCCACACGAAAATTAGATATAACTTGGGTTTAGTGACACTAAATAAGAAAAACCTTTTTATAACCTCGTTCCAAAAAAATGGGCGCATAGTAATGATAGATAGGCAGACCAAAATCGGTTGAGTGCAATTAAGAAATGTGATGTGATTTACACTATATACGAGAATATATGTATTAGAATACTAGTAATAATTTATTTGCGATTTCTTTGACTGTTAATAGtaagaaaaaagattaaaaaataagcatttcacaaaaatttcagtttattgaaaaaaatttcacaaaactcTTGATGAATAAGTTACTTTAATCATAGAACTGTTCCTTtgctctgaaattaaaatcaaatcaatTGTAGTAGTTTGTCAAAactcacttttgaaaaaaaccgatcTCAGCTCGCAGTTTGAAGCGAATAttatcattctgaaaatattcttatttttagGGGATTTTGAATGCTAttagagtttttttcttttatcacAGAACTTTTTATACACTAAATTAGTTGGTACTTTCAAAACAGTTAGTgcccaataaaaaatttagactaCACCCCCTTTAAACTAAAATCATAGTTCACGCCAAAGCGTTTGAGCTCACCCGTCGAATGCATGCATGAACATCCATAAACTGGTGATGAAGAATTTGAGAACAATCCAATCGTCATGGAGAAACGGGGCAAATATATAGTATGAAAGAACTGCAAAACAATTGCCCAAGCCTTGACAACACGTCTGCTTCACGAAATTCCATTCCCTCTTGCGTTGAACTTCAGAAACTTCCAAGCCAGCGGCCCCAAGTAGAGCTCGTGATAGTTTCCTGCCTTTATAGGCTGCCAGTAGGTCAAGACTCAGCGTGATTAAGGTCAGTACTGCGTTGATGAGAAAATCAGAATACCAAGTGATCTCTTCGCAGAGTTCAGATATTTTGATGAATTGCAAGTTCCAGAAATCGGCATCATATTCTAGATGACAGTTTGCAACTTCATAAATCGCAGTGCATCCGATGATAGATACAGCCCACAGAAAAGTTAgataaaatttagttttggtGACActaaattgaagaaaaaagttttataaccTCATTAGAATCAcctaccaaaaaattggagcATAATATAACGGTAGATACATGGCACAAAATCGGTTGAGTGAAACtaagaaatgtgaaaaatttgaattctcgtAAAAATACTCGCTCACAACTCCAACAAAATGAGAATTATCAACCAAGACACTGGACGGCCTGAACATTTTCGAactttaccaaaaaagtttaaactatTAAACGAACGCTAATTGCATTGGAAACAGGAAAAATAGTCCAAGACCGCACATCACGATGTTGCACACCGCTAAGTTTTTGGTTATGATTCCGAATGAGTTCTTCATTGAAACAGTTTTACCAATTGAGAATAATACCAAAAAGTTGATGACAATTCCGAAGAGTGAtacctaaaatttaaatgtgaacTAATTTTCATTGAGTCCGTAGTACCAAGCCACAAATAAGGCATCTAGTCTCGAGTctaattagaaattaaaaaaattgatgaataaaattagaataatgcaagcgcgctccatcaaGCTTAAAAATCTTGGCGACAATTCAATTTGGAATTTgatccatttttttaaaaatctagaattttttagaactttttacCTTTGATATTTGGCCATTGCGGTATCATAGGTATGCTTTAAAGgtgtagcgccagtggggattttgtctaaatgcactcaaaatgatccaaaacaaccgaatatcataataaaacactccaaatttttttttagatttttcataatttacggtcaaagttttggcaattatgagcttttgaagaaatttaaagaaatgtcgcatgtttcgacccctacaatgttttgatacaaataatttgaacaaaattaaaacataaaaaatgtcgaaaaaaaaattttttttggtcgacttccaaaattatgagatttttgacaataaataaaaaattttcacaatttttttgacaagttttatcatgatatttggtcattttgggaccaaaggagtggtttttaacaatttccccactgacgcTGCTCggcctttaaaggcgcatgctttttgcattttcaaaaaaaaaatatcgcgTCGAGACCAGGGGCTGTATTTTCGACGCAATTGTCTTAGCACTTACCGTAAAAGTTATGAAAGCAACCAAATTTTGTTGAGCCATGGTTTTTGAGCAACTGAAAGTAGATAACAATGTTGTGGAGTAggttttacagatttttagGTACCAGACTAGACAATTCAAGAGGGAGCGTTTTGTTACGTGGTAACACGTTTAAACAATAATaacagaaatttttgttcGTATAagttctaaattaaaaaatacatcaaTAGTTTCCCTATTAGATTGTCATAGATCATAACTCAATTATTAGTTTTGGAAtgacgaaaaactgaaaaataccACCTTActagagaaatttttttggaaaagagtgcactttcagttttcaactAGGTCTCTTTATCTGGAGCAATCCTATAGGCCTAATCTCAGATGCACTATTCCAAAAGTATGCATGATATAATTGTAGACAATTGCTATTTCATAAACTGTTAAGAAAGAAAACGGAAGTAATTTTAGCCAGCTCACATT
This is a stretch of genomic DNA from Caenorhabditis elegans chromosome V. It encodes these proteins:
- the srx-24 gene encoding G-protein coupled receptors family 1 profile domain-containing protein (Predicted), yielding MAQQNLVAFITFTVSLFGIVINFLVLFSIGKTVSMKNSFGIITKNLAVCNIVMCGLGLFFLFPMQLAPSSVLVDNSHFVGVVSEYFYENSNFSHFLVSLNRFCAMYLPLYYAPIFCVTKTKFYLTFLWAVSIIGCTAIYEVANCHLEYDADFWNLQFIKISELCEEITWYSDFLINAVLTLITLSLDLLAAYKGRKLSRALLGAAGLEVSEVQRKREWNFVKQTCCQGLGNCFAVLSYYIFAPFLHDDWIVLKFFITSLWMFMHAFDGMIIFASNCELRSVFFKKQRNSSMIKVTYSSRVL